One Carassius carassius chromosome 28, fCarCar2.1, whole genome shotgun sequence genomic window carries:
- the LOC132107895 gene encoding uncharacterized protein LOC132107895 — MAATEANAEPVQADIVENKAEEETTKPASVSTDEAPASTEETQPTTEATPSTEQTADSKSKPASEKIWDSFLNKSGLGKVMGGKKKKEQQTGAEDTPGEEQDKGSSQNDQGDTAGPKEQESTQPAEAGEAAADGQTIEKAPENEEASQEQKASGAKPKQGEKSSVRDFIRKPVAKIFSHKSTDKKEGTGALQKHDKIRSKSLDRLEDIDASTNVADQAEEPPTADEPDKSNPQTTKNMKRWHSFKKLMAQKSHKKSTDESKDAEGAEGTSADGAGDSGTLDSTTKSEHSGQKRWKLKRSWTFQGMKRDSSVVGIHKPKDKDSSDVKDENAPEAEQGTEDVKVASDVEAQENTNAKGEEEKGATATTQHAKSVDHHANEIWTSFKKRVIPKSKKAADSGGVEEEAAGEQEQNDEPQAGKDSGKTAKAKRTHFNRAVSLKNFILRKGKSTSMDMGESTAAQKDGDGTGESEAKDWDGLDDTAGETDVPQTGSEEQTVAPSESNNEAQVAGEHKSSDGEERSQTSAPSGQPSDKSHIADPAPEGGGQTEPKANGENGCSDATSEDTTAHNHEATTQNDVKDEETNQETIDSSGKTCQKAGKILNQDGKCDTVNAVAQSEKKAGNV; from the exons ATGGCGGCAACCGAGGCTAATGCAGAGCCTGTCCAAGCAGACATTGTCGAGAACAAGGCAGAGGAAGAAACCACAAAACCAGCCTCAGTTTCAACAGATGAAGCCCCAGCTTCAACAGAGGAAACACAGCCTACTACTGAGGCAACGCCAAGCACAGAGCAAACAGCTGATAGCAAATCTAAGCCAGCCTCTGAGAAAATATGGgactcttttttaaataaaagtgggCTTGGAAAAGTAAtgggagggaaaaaaaagaaggagCAGCAGACAGGAGCTGAAGATACTCCTGGCGAGGAGCAGGATAAGGGCTCTAGCCAGAACGATCAAGGGGATACTGCAGGCCCTAAAGAGCAGGAATCTACTCAGCCAGCAGAAGCTGGTGAGGCTGCAGCTGACGGGCAGACTATTGAAAAAGCACCAGAAAATGAGGAGGCTTCCCAAGAGCAAAAGGCATCTGGTGCCAAGCCAAAGCAAGGAGAGAAGTCTAGTGTTAGGGACTTCATTCGCAAGCCTGTTGCTAAAATTTTCTCGCACAAAAGCACAGACAAAAAGGAGGGAACAGGGGCACTCCAAAAACATGACAAGATTCGGTCAAAATCACTAGACAGGCTGGAGGATATTGATGCCAGTACAAATGTGGCAGACCAAGCAGAGGAGCCTCCGACTGCAGACGAGCCAGACAAGTCTAACCcccaaacaacaaaaaacatgaagCGCTGGCACTCTTTTAAGAAACTCATGGCTCAGAAAAGTCACAAGAAAAGCACAGACGAGTCCAAGGATGCTGAGGGAGCAGAAGGAACCAGTGCAGATGGAGCAGGAGACAGTGGGACACTGGATTCCACTACAAAGTCAGAGCACTCTGGCCAAAAAAGGTGGAAACTAAAGAGATCCTGGACATTCCAAGGTATGAAGAGAGATTCATCAGTTGTTGGAATCCACAAACCAAAGGACAAAGACTCTTCCGATGTTAAAGACGAAAATGCCCCAGAGGCTGAACAGGGGACGGAAGATGTAAAGGTAGCCAGTGACGTAGAAGCACAGGAGAACACTAATGCGAAGGGTGAGGAAGAGAAAGGAGCAACTGCTACTACACAGCATGCAAAATCGGTGGACCATCATGCAAATGAGATCTGGACCTCTTTCAAAAAACGAGTTATTCCCAAATCAAAGAAGGCAGCTGACTCAGGTGGAGTAGAGGAGGAAGCAGCGGGTGAGCAAGAGCAGAATGATGAACCACAGGCGGGTAAAGACTCAGGCAAGACGGCCAAGGCAAAAAGGACACACTTCAACCGTGCTGTGTCACTAAAGAACTTCATACTGCGAAAGGGGAAGAGCACCAGCATGGACATGGGGGAGAGTACAGCAGCCCAGAAAGATGGAGATGGTACTGGTGAGAGTGAGGCTAAAGACTGGGATGGCCTTGATGACACAGCTGGGGAAACTGATGTCCCACAGACTGGATCAGAGGAGCAGACTGTGGCTCCGAGTGAGAGCAATAATGAAGCTCAGGTGGCAGGCGAACACAAGAGTTCTGATGGAGAGGAGAGGTCCCAAACTAGTGCACCATCTGGTCAGCCATCAGACAAGTCTCACATAGCGGATCCAGCACCAGAGGGAGGAGGCCAGACAGAGCCAAAAGCCAATGGTGAGAATGGATGTTCGGATGCTACATCAGAAGACACCACAGCACACAATCATGAAGCAACAACCCAGAATGACGTGAAGGATGAGGAGACCAACCAGGAGACTATAGACTCTAGTGGGAAAACTTGTCAGAAGGCTGGGAAGATCCTCAATCAAGACGGGAAGTGCGATACTGTCAATGCAGTTGCCCAAAGCG AAAAAAAGGCGGGAAACGTGTGA